A region from the Variovorax paradoxus genome encodes:
- the htpG gene encoding molecular chaperone HtpG has protein sequence MADSSNTKLPFQAEVAQLLHLVTHALYSNKEIFLRELISNASDACDKLRFEALDHPELYEDQSSLDVRLGFDKAARTLTITDKGIGLSRQEAIENLGTIAKSGTKDFVSRLSGDQKADAQLIGQFGVGFYSGFIVADKITVESRRAGLPADQGVRWTSGGAGDFEVADITRPERGTRITLHLRDDAEEYLNAWKLKQIVGKYSDHISLPILMEKEEWKEGENDQPGDMVKTGEWETVNKANALWSRPKKDITSEQYEEFYKSISHDYEAPLAWSHNRVEGSTEYTQLLYIPSKAPFDLWNRDKGAGVKLYVKRVFIMDDAEALLPSYLRFVKGVIDSSDLPLNVSRELLQESRDVKAIREGSTKRVLGMLEDLAKKQKTAPESAEGKIDVGSGESVPAPDPTESAADVTDVVDKKATPAAEAAAEYADESGKYARFYAEFGAVLKEGLGEDFGNRDRIAKLLRFASTTSDTVSVSFADYKARMKEGQDAIYYITADTLAAAKNSPQLEVFKKKGIEVLLMTDRVDEWALNYLTEFDGTPLQSVAKGAVDLGKLQDEAEKKAAEEAAESFKPLLERLKEALKDKAGDVRVTTRLVDSPACLVVQDGGMSTQLARMLKQAGQPAPDLKPVLEVNAEHALVKKLDGSAHFDDLANILFDQALLAEGGLPADPAAYVRRVNALLV, from the coding sequence ATGGCTGATTCTTCCAACACGAAACTCCCGTTCCAGGCTGAAGTCGCGCAACTGCTGCACCTCGTCACGCATGCGCTCTACTCGAACAAGGAAATCTTCCTGCGCGAGCTGATCTCCAACGCATCGGACGCCTGCGACAAGCTGCGCTTCGAGGCCCTCGACCATCCCGAGCTGTACGAAGACCAGTCCAGCCTGGACGTGCGCCTCGGCTTCGACAAGGCCGCGCGCACCCTCACCATCACGGACAAGGGCATCGGCCTGTCGCGCCAGGAGGCCATCGAGAACCTCGGCACCATCGCCAAAAGTGGTACCAAGGACTTCGTGAGCAGGCTCAGCGGCGACCAGAAGGCCGATGCGCAGCTCATCGGCCAGTTCGGCGTGGGCTTCTACTCGGGCTTCATCGTGGCCGACAAGATCACGGTCGAATCGCGCCGCGCCGGCCTGCCGGCCGACCAGGGCGTGCGCTGGACCAGCGGCGGCGCGGGCGACTTCGAGGTGGCCGACATCACGCGCCCCGAGCGCGGCACCCGCATCACGCTGCACCTGCGCGACGACGCCGAGGAATACCTCAACGCCTGGAAACTCAAGCAGATCGTCGGCAAGTACTCCGACCACATCTCGCTGCCCATCCTGATGGAAAAGGAGGAGTGGAAGGAAGGCGAGAACGACCAGCCCGGCGACATGGTCAAGACCGGCGAATGGGAAACGGTCAACAAGGCCAACGCGCTGTGGAGCCGCCCCAAGAAAGACATCACGTCCGAACAGTACGAAGAGTTCTACAAGAGCATCAGCCACGACTACGAGGCGCCGCTCGCCTGGAGCCACAACCGCGTGGAGGGCAGCACCGAGTACACGCAGCTGCTCTACATCCCGTCGAAGGCGCCGTTCGACCTGTGGAACCGCGACAAGGGCGCTGGCGTCAAGCTGTATGTGAAGCGCGTCTTCATCATGGACGATGCCGAGGCGCTGCTGCCGAGCTACCTGCGCTTCGTGAAGGGCGTGATCGACTCGTCCGACCTGCCGCTCAACGTGAGCCGCGAGCTGCTGCAGGAAAGCCGCGACGTGAAGGCGATCCGCGAGGGCAGCACCAAGCGCGTGCTCGGCATGCTCGAAGACCTGGCGAAAAAGCAGAAGACCGCGCCCGAAAGCGCCGAAGGCAAGATCGACGTGGGCTCCGGCGAATCGGTGCCCGCACCCGACCCGACTGAAAGCGCGGCCGACGTCACCGACGTGGTCGACAAGAAAGCCACGCCCGCTGCCGAGGCGGCGGCCGAATACGCCGACGAATCGGGCAAGTACGCCAGGTTCTATGCCGAGTTCGGCGCCGTGCTCAAGGAAGGCCTGGGCGAAGACTTCGGCAATCGCGACCGCATCGCCAAGCTGCTGCGCTTCGCCTCGACCACGAGCGACACCGTGAGCGTGAGCTTTGCCGACTACAAGGCGCGCATGAAGGAAGGCCAGGACGCGATCTACTACATCACGGCCGACACGCTCGCCGCCGCAAAGAACAGCCCGCAGCTCGAGGTCTTCAAGAAGAAGGGCATCGAGGTGCTGCTCATGACCGACCGCGTCGACGAGTGGGCGCTCAACTACCTGACCGAGTTCGACGGCACGCCGCTGCAGAGCGTGGCCAAGGGCGCGGTCGACCTGGGCAAGCTGCAGGACGAGGCCGAGAAGAAGGCCGCCGAGGAAGCCGCCGAATCCTTCAAGCCGCTGCTCGAGAGGCTCAAGGAAGCGCTCAAGGACAAGGCTGGGGACGTGCGCGTGACCACGCGCCTGGTCGATTCTCCGGCCTGCCTGGTGGTGCAGGACGGCGGCATGAGCACGCAGCTCGCGCGCATGCTCAAGCAGGCCGGCCAGCCGGCCCCTGACCTGAAGCCCGTGCTCGAAGTGAACGCCGAGCACGCGCTGGTGAAGAAGCTCGACGGCTCGGCGCACTTCGACGATCTCGCGAACATCCTTTTCGACCAGGCGCTGCTGGCCGAAGGCGGCCTGCCGGCCGACCCCGCGGCCTACGTGAGGCGCGTCAACGCGCTCCTGGTGTGA
- the aqpZ gene encoding aquaporin Z, with translation MEHSTYKKWSAEFIGTFWLTLGGCGSAVLAAAFPNNLGIGFLGVSLAFGLTVVTGAYALGPISGGHFNPAVSIGLAAAGRFKASQLAGYIVSQVLGAIAAAGVLYLIATGKPGADIGGFATNGFGEHSPGKYGMTAALVCEVVMTAVFLIVILGATAKRAAGGFAGLAIGLCLTLIHLISIPVTNTSVNPARSTGPALFGPSYAVSELWLFWAAPIAGAIIGALIYRALLANSDD, from the coding sequence ATGGAACATAGCACCTACAAAAAGTGGTCGGCCGAGTTCATTGGTACTTTCTGGCTCACGCTGGGCGGCTGCGGAAGCGCGGTCCTCGCGGCGGCCTTTCCCAACAACCTGGGCATCGGCTTCCTGGGCGTTTCGCTGGCGTTCGGCCTGACGGTGGTGACCGGTGCCTATGCGCTCGGCCCGATCTCGGGCGGCCACTTCAATCCTGCGGTGTCGATCGGCCTCGCGGCCGCGGGGCGCTTCAAGGCCTCGCAGCTCGCGGGCTACATCGTCTCGCAGGTGCTGGGTGCGATTGCGGCGGCCGGCGTGCTCTACCTGATTGCCACCGGCAAGCCCGGCGCCGACATCGGCGGCTTCGCCACCAACGGCTTCGGCGAGCACTCGCCCGGCAAGTACGGCATGACCGCCGCGCTGGTGTGCGAGGTGGTGATGACCGCGGTGTTCCTGATCGTGATTCTCGGCGCCACCGCCAAGCGCGCGGCCGGCGGCTTCGCGGGCCTGGCGATCGGCCTGTGCCTCACGCTGATCCACCTGATCTCCATTCCGGTGACCAACACCTCGGTCAATCCGGCGCGCAGCACGGGCCCGGCGCTGTTCGGCCCGTCCTACGCGGTGTCGGAGCTGTGGCTGTTCTGGGCCGCGCCCATTGCGGGTGCGATCATCGGCGCGCTGATCTACCGCGCGCTGCTCGCGAACAGCGACGACTGA
- a CDS encoding ABC transporter substrate-binding protein, which produces MRPFVQRNVAALAACAGAMAFLFSPGAAAQGTVNALCSTDAGWCEAAAAAFTRETGIRVQQAHKGTGEIGAQLRAEAANPKTDIWWGGTGDPFLQAAEQGLLEPYRPAYINDLHDWAVRQYAMSQNMVGGFYTSAIGFGFNTELLKRKKLPEPKCWADLAKPEYRGEIEISHPASSGTAYTIIAGLVQQMGEDAAFDYLKKLHRNVTSYTRSGQAQAPNVAKGEVAIGVSFIFGFERWRYDKFPVKTAAPCEGTGYEVGGIALVKGARNKENAKRYYDWLMSPAGQAIGGQVGSLQSPANKTFKPDARIPSMSEVKLIKYDFEKYGKAAERKRLIDRWTREVESQPR; this is translated from the coding sequence ATGCGCCCCTTTGTCCAGAGGAATGTCGCGGCCCTTGCCGCCTGCGCGGGCGCCATGGCCTTCCTTTTTTCTCCGGGCGCCGCGGCACAGGGCACAGTGAACGCGCTCTGCAGCACCGACGCGGGCTGGTGCGAAGCCGCGGCCGCCGCCTTCACGCGCGAGACCGGCATCCGGGTGCAGCAGGCGCACAAGGGTACCGGCGAGATCGGCGCCCAGCTGCGCGCCGAGGCCGCCAACCCCAAGACCGACATCTGGTGGGGCGGCACCGGCGACCCGTTCCTGCAGGCCGCCGAACAGGGCTTGCTCGAACCCTACCGGCCGGCCTACATCAACGACCTGCACGACTGGGCGGTGCGCCAGTACGCCATGTCGCAGAACATGGTGGGCGGCTTTTACACCAGCGCGATCGGCTTCGGCTTCAACACCGAGCTGCTCAAGCGGAAGAAGCTGCCCGAGCCCAAGTGCTGGGCCGATCTCGCCAAGCCCGAATACCGGGGCGAGATCGAGATCTCGCATCCGGCCTCGAGCGGCACGGCCTACACCATCATCGCGGGCCTGGTGCAGCAGATGGGCGAGGACGCGGCCTTCGACTATTTGAAGAAGCTGCACCGCAACGTCACCAGCTACACCCGCAGCGGCCAGGCGCAGGCACCCAACGTGGCCAAGGGCGAGGTGGCCATCGGCGTGAGCTTCATCTTCGGGTTCGAGCGCTGGCGTTATGACAAATTTCCGGTCAAGACGGCCGCGCCCTGCGAGGGCACGGGCTACGAGGTGGGCGGCATCGCGCTGGTCAAGGGCGCGCGCAACAAGGAGAATGCGAAGCGCTACTACGACTGGCTCATGAGCCCGGCCGGCCAGGCGATCGGCGGGCAGGTCGGCAGCCTGCAGTCGCCCGCCAACAAGACCTTCAAGCCCGATGCGCGCATTCCGTCGATGAGCGAGGTCAAGCTCATCAAGTACGACTTCGAGAAATACGGCAAGGCCGCCGAGCGCAAGCGGCTGATCGACCGCTGGACCCGCGAGGTCGAGTCCCAGCCCAGATAA
- a CDS encoding zinc-dependent alcohol dehydrogenase family protein, with amino-acid sequence MQASRTLRRWQLSSFGREQLEQVELPLPTPGPGQVLVQVGAVSLNYRDLLMIRDGMGMKFDMPFTPGSDMAGTVVAAGPGVQRFAIGDRVINTFWGGWIDSRWPAEAVPMGGPGPGMLASHVLIDAAWAVAAPATLDFAQASTLPCAGLTAWFALAETGALRPGQTVLVHGTGGVALFGVQLARLHGARAIVVTGSEEKRAQTLALGATEVLMRDSDWPAEVRRLTQGRGADHVLELASGPNLDRSLQALAQGGRVSIIGMLGGETLSASYYAVVLGRVTVQGIGVGHRRALEDLVRAVDVNALEPVIAAHYAFDALPDALDHLARGAFGKIVVMP; translated from the coding sequence ATGCAGGCAAGCAGAACGCTCAGGCGCTGGCAACTTTCTTCCTTCGGCCGCGAGCAGCTCGAACAGGTGGAGCTGCCGCTCCCCACGCCCGGCCCGGGGCAAGTCCTGGTGCAGGTGGGCGCGGTGTCGCTCAACTACCGCGACCTCCTGATGATCCGCGACGGCATGGGCATGAAGTTCGACATGCCCTTCACGCCCGGCTCCGACATGGCCGGCACGGTGGTCGCCGCGGGCCCCGGCGTGCAGCGCTTTGCCATCGGCGACCGCGTCATCAACACCTTCTGGGGTGGCTGGATCGACAGCCGCTGGCCGGCCGAGGCCGTGCCGATGGGCGGCCCCGGCCCGGGCATGCTGGCCTCGCACGTGCTGATCGACGCGGCCTGGGCCGTGGCCGCACCGGCCACGCTCGATTTCGCGCAGGCCAGCACGCTGCCCTGCGCCGGCCTCACGGCCTGGTTCGCGCTGGCCGAGACCGGCGCGCTGCGGCCCGGCCAGACCGTGCTGGTCCATGGCACCGGCGGCGTGGCGCTGTTCGGCGTGCAACTCGCGCGGCTGCATGGCGCGCGCGCCATCGTGGTCACGGGCAGCGAGGAGAAGCGAGCGCAGACGCTGGCGCTGGGCGCCACCGAGGTGCTGATGCGAGACAGCGACTGGCCGGCCGAAGTGCGCCGTCTCACGCAGGGCCGCGGCGCCGATCACGTGCTCGAGCTCGCGAGCGGACCCAACCTCGACCGTTCGCTGCAGGCGCTGGCGCAGGGCGGGCGCGTGTCGATCATCGGCATGCTCGGCGGCGAGACGCTCAGCGCGTCGTACTACGCGGTGGTGCTCGGCCGCGTCACGGTGCAGGGCATTGGCGTGGGCCACCGGCGCGCGCTCGAAGACCTGGTGCGCGCCGTCGACGTCAATGCGCTCGAACCCGTGATCGCGGCGCACTACGCCTTCGATGCCTTGCCCGACGCGCTCGACCATCTCGCGCGCGGCGCCTTCGGCAAGATCGTCGTCATGCCCTGA
- a CDS encoding LysR family transcriptional regulator, whose protein sequence is MSPRLQGIEEFVAAVEAGSFARAAERLHVTRSAVAKSIARLEARLGTRLFLRTTRSQSLTEEGHGYYERCRRVLAELDAAEAMTDAARSTAAGLVRLSMPAMLGRLKVGPLLLALARRHPGLSLELSFNDRRVDLVEDGLDLAIRSGELADSAELVARPVGVQWMALCAAPAYLAERGRPGSVAELRASSSHEAVFYARDGQISPWRFHDAEGRLAEVALPSRLRCDSAEVLLEAAIGGMGLARLPAWLAADALAAGTLVRVFEEPRPFGFELNVIRSRSRYLPHKTRVVVDWLAEHLPPLLAAR, encoded by the coding sequence ATGAGTCCACGCCTCCAGGGCATCGAAGAGTTCGTGGCCGCGGTGGAGGCCGGCAGCTTTGCGCGTGCGGCGGAGCGGCTGCATGTCACGCGCTCCGCGGTGGCCAAGAGCATTGCGCGGTTGGAGGCGCGGCTGGGCACGCGGCTTTTCCTGCGCACCACGCGCAGCCAGAGCCTCACAGAGGAAGGCCACGGCTATTACGAACGCTGCCGGCGCGTGCTGGCCGAGCTCGATGCCGCCGAAGCCATGACCGACGCCGCCCGCAGCACCGCGGCCGGGCTGGTGCGCCTGAGCATGCCGGCCATGCTGGGGCGGCTGAAGGTCGGGCCGCTGCTGCTCGCGCTGGCGCGCCGACATCCGGGGCTGTCGCTGGAGCTTTCCTTCAACGACCGGCGCGTCGACCTGGTCGAAGACGGGCTGGACCTGGCCATCCGCAGCGGCGAGCTGGCCGACAGCGCCGAGCTGGTCGCGCGGCCGGTCGGCGTGCAATGGATGGCGCTGTGCGCCGCGCCGGCCTACCTGGCCGAACGCGGGCGCCCCGGCAGCGTGGCCGAGTTGCGGGCCTCGTCCTCGCACGAGGCCGTGTTCTATGCGCGCGACGGGCAGATCTCGCCCTGGCGCTTTCACGACGCCGAAGGCCGGCTGGCCGAAGTGGCGCTGCCCTCGCGGCTGCGCTGCGACAGCGCCGAGGTGCTGCTCGAAGCCGCCATCGGCGGCATGGGGCTGGCGCGCCTGCCGGCCTGGCTCGCGGCCGATGCGCTGGCGGCCGGCACGCTGGTGCGCGTGTTCGAGGAGCCGCGGCCCTTCGGCTTCGAGCTCAACGTCATCCGCTCGCGCAGCCGCTACCTGCCCCACAAGACACGCGTGGTGGTCGACTGGCTGGCCGAGCACCTGCCGCCGCTGCTGGCGGCCCGCTGA